Proteins encoded by one window of Chondromyces crocatus:
- the mdcH gene encoding malonate decarboxylase subunit epsilon, whose protein sequence is MNVAFLCPGQGVQTPDMLDRLPDHPAVDDTLDQASALLGQDVRALPRIDALHATTIQLTTLIAGVAAARALAAEETHPDAAAGLSIGAFTAAVLCGALDFAHALAAVKYRAERMHAAYPQGYGLASLLGLNEPQVAALVQTVSTPEVPVYLAIINAPRQIVLAGAVQALDRAIEHALAAGAHRAVRLAVPVPSHCPLLDDVATDLARFLEPLPITRPRIPYLTNRGGRATRDPALIRHDLATNLAFPVRWHDATTVLTELGTRLFVEMPPGHVLTDLAANAFPEARAVALADTRLATVVRLIQQRHAPH, encoded by the coding sequence GTGAACGTCGCCTTCCTCTGCCCTGGCCAGGGCGTCCAGACACCCGACATGCTCGACCGGCTCCCCGACCACCCAGCCGTCGACGACACCCTCGATCAGGCCAGCGCTCTCCTCGGACAGGACGTCCGCGCTCTCCCGCGGATCGACGCCCTCCACGCCACCACCATCCAGCTCACCACCCTCATCGCCGGCGTCGCCGCCGCACGCGCCCTCGCCGCCGAAGAGACTCATCCCGACGCCGCGGCCGGCCTCTCCATCGGCGCCTTCACCGCCGCCGTCCTCTGCGGCGCCCTCGACTTCGCCCATGCCCTCGCCGCCGTGAAGTACCGGGCCGAGCGCATGCACGCCGCCTACCCCCAAGGCTACGGCCTCGCTTCCCTCCTCGGCCTCAACGAGCCTCAGGTCGCCGCGCTCGTGCAGACCGTCTCCACCCCCGAAGTTCCCGTCTACCTGGCCATCATCAACGCCCCTCGCCAGATCGTCCTCGCCGGCGCCGTGCAAGCGCTCGACCGCGCCATCGAGCACGCCCTCGCCGCGGGGGCTCACCGCGCCGTGCGCCTCGCCGTCCCCGTCCCCTCGCACTGCCCGCTCCTCGACGACGTCGCCACCGACCTCGCGCGCTTCCTGGAGCCCCTCCCCATCACCCGCCCTCGCATCCCTTACCTCACCAACCGAGGCGGACGCGCCACACGCGACCCCGCGCTCATCCGCCACGACCTCGCCACCAACCTCGCCTTTCCCGTGCGCTGGCACGACGCCACCACCGTCCTCACCGAGCTGGGCACACGCCTCTTCGTCGAGATGCCCCCGGGCCACGTCCTGACCGACCTCGCCGCGAACGCCTTCCCCGAAGCGCGCGCCGTCGCCCTTGCCGACACCCGCCTCGCCACGGTCGTCAGACTCATCCAGCAGCGACACGCCCCTCACTGA
- a CDS encoding malonate decarboxylase holo-ACP synthase has translation MPADAPPRPHDLLHLTDPSHLVALGDIPTWVSPALTRAPWVVVRRAQPLDGLLAVGVRGATRSERFAAFIAPDHIDRVVSPEDLAHAHRADSPHGSRDLPAFRALACVALLLAPTGIPWGPAGSVGFELASGWPAVTPGSDLDLLLRPTSILSRHDASALLAHLTAHLTHIPQLPCIQARHADAPARPPSPPLLHAPRADVPVRIDVQLETPRGAIALAEYASATAEVLARTPLGPQLVTDPWASPPLPSFGASLGLSEPR, from the coding sequence ATGCCCGCTGACGCGCCTCCGCGCCCGCACGACCTTCTCCACCTCACCGATCCGAGCCACCTCGTCGCACTCGGCGACATCCCCACCTGGGTCTCTCCTGCGCTCACCCGGGCCCCCTGGGTCGTCGTCCGCCGCGCGCAGCCCCTCGACGGCCTCCTCGCCGTGGGCGTACGCGGCGCCACCCGCAGCGAGCGCTTCGCTGCCTTCATCGCCCCCGATCACATCGATCGCGTCGTCTCCCCCGAAGATCTCGCCCACGCTCACCGCGCCGACTCCCCCCACGGCTCCCGCGATCTCCCCGCCTTTCGCGCCCTCGCCTGTGTCGCCCTCCTGCTCGCGCCCACTGGCATTCCCTGGGGCCCTGCGGGCAGCGTCGGCTTCGAGCTGGCGAGCGGATGGCCAGCCGTCACGCCCGGCAGCGACCTCGACCTCCTCTTGCGCCCGACGTCCATCCTCTCCCGCCACGACGCCTCCGCCCTCCTCGCTCACCTCACCGCGCACCTCACCCACATCCCGCAGCTCCCCTGCATCCAGGCGCGCCACGCCGACGCTCCAGCGCGGCCTCCCTCGCCTCCTTTGCTGCACGCCCCCCGCGCAGACGTCCCCGTCCGCATCGACGTGCAGCTGGAGACACCTCGCGGAGCCATCGCCCTCGCCGAGTACGCTTCTGCCACCGCCGAGGTCCTCGCGCGCACCCCGCTCGGCCCGCAGCTCGTCACCGACCCCTGGGCCTCGCCGCCCCTTCCCTCCTTCGGGGCCTCCCTGGGGCTCAGCGAGCCCCGGTGA